From a single Labilibaculum sp. DW002 genomic region:
- a CDS encoding O-methyltransferase yields the protein MIEINKALEDYILGHSENEDQVLKDLNRETHVKMLRPRMLSGHLQGKFLKMICQMQNPKRVLEIGTYTGYSAISMAMGTSSDCEIHTIDCNDELEHFTRKFFKQSGCEERIKFHIGEALDIIPKLTGEFDLVFIDADKRQYIDYYETIMPLLKQGGFILADDVLWDGKVVNETENHDKQTRGILEFNKFIQEDSRVENVLLPIRHGLMMARKK from the coding sequence ATGATAGAAATTAATAAAGCACTAGAAGATTATATATTAGGGCACTCAGAAAATGAGGATCAAGTCCTAAAAGATTTAAACAGAGAAACTCACGTTAAAATGCTACGTCCACGAATGCTTTCAGGACACCTTCAAGGCAAATTTTTAAAGATGATTTGCCAAATGCAGAATCCAAAACGTGTTTTAGAAATTGGTACCTATACTGGGTATTCAGCGATTTCTATGGCAATGGGAACCTCTTCTGATTGTGAAATTCACACCATAGATTGCAACGACGAATTAGAACATTTCACTCGTAAATTTTTCAAACAGTCTGGTTGTGAAGAGCGTATAAAATTTCATATTGGTGAAGCTCTGGATATCATACCGAAACTTACCGGAGAATTCGATTTGGTATTTATTGATGCCGACAAGCGCCAATACATTGATTATTACGAAACTATTATGCCTTTATTAAAACAGGGAGGCTTCATTCTTGCTGATGATGTTTTGTGGGACGGAAAAGTAGTAAATGAAACAGAGAATCACGACAAGCAAACTCGTGGAATTTTAGAATTTAATAAATTTATTCAGGAAGATTCCAGAGTGGAGAATGTTCTTTTACCAATACGTCATGGTTTAATGATGGCTAGAAAAAAATAA
- a CDS encoding TonB-dependent receptor domain-containing protein, which produces MKNILMALFLFLGVQAYSQQSIKLEDAATGEAISYAHFIYKNQTGSSTIDGTITINLIPNEKLYVSHVNYGKQEINSEKINSAITSGTLKLNKSYISLMPTTVIARSNKPKNQVMEVRNSDKLSHDAGDFLSQNTFIGGIRKSGSYGFDPVMRGFKYDQLNIVMDNGLSATAACPNRMDPPASQIPLAMVDQVEIIRGPHSLRFGSSFGGTIHFKSAPATFTESVKGFGRASGSYESNGNIFRTEALAGAKGKFYNFGIYGAYSEGDDYEDGKGNKIPSGFNRRNIGLSSVFKLSNRQSLKISANNNYAEDVDFPALNMDLREDDTWLMNFGHKISFKNSALNSISSSLFGSFVDHTMDNLGKNLDPRMVNAVTLAETKNYGARSEASFAFHNSSLFAGVDFKSEEAEGNRYREMLMGPMTGNTLQDNIWQDSKISKFSMFGEYHFSINDVYFVASSRLEHNSAESRDEADRFLATNQKNPSDKLNVSASFGATHDLSKEVRMGLWFGRAERSGGLAERFINYLSIDRDPYERIGNTRLKSEKNYQVDYNFKWKTDKSELDISLFASILKDYISSEIREDLSPLMNSAPGVKQFVNIDKAVMRGFELSWFQNICPLVYHKINTAYTYGKNKDRSQALPEIPPLDLRYTLGGTFCKKKFHPEIALRHALKQERVSKTYGETPSPSFTLLDFKASYLLSKQFQLTGGIRNLFDETYYEHLNRSVKSSMQAINAPGRSFYVTLAFDLM; this is translated from the coding sequence ATGAAAAATATTCTCATGGCTTTATTCCTATTCTTAGGAGTTCAAGCCTATTCGCAACAATCTATAAAATTAGAAGATGCAGCCACTGGAGAAGCAATCTCTTACGCACATTTTATCTATAAAAATCAGACTGGAAGCAGTACCATTGACGGAACAATCACGATCAATTTAATTCCTAATGAAAAATTATATGTATCACATGTAAACTATGGAAAACAAGAGATCAACAGCGAGAAAATTAATAGTGCAATTACTTCTGGCACTCTAAAACTCAACAAATCATACATCTCTTTGATGCCAACAACCGTAATTGCCCGAAGTAACAAACCTAAAAATCAGGTAATGGAAGTTCGTAATAGTGATAAATTATCTCATGATGCAGGTGATTTTCTAAGTCAGAATACTTTTATTGGGGGAATAAGGAAAAGTGGAAGTTATGGCTTTGACCCTGTAATGAGAGGTTTCAAATACGACCAGTTAAACATTGTAATGGATAATGGCTTAAGTGCGACTGCAGCATGCCCCAATCGAATGGATCCTCCGGCATCGCAAATTCCATTGGCTATGGTCGATCAGGTTGAGATTATCAGAGGGCCTCATTCTCTTCGTTTTGGGAGTTCTTTTGGTGGAACAATCCACTTCAAATCGGCACCAGCTACTTTTACTGAATCTGTAAAAGGATTCGGACGCGCCAGTGGAAGCTACGAAAGCAACGGAAATATATTCAGAACAGAAGCTTTAGCTGGGGCAAAAGGCAAATTCTACAATTTTGGCATTTATGGAGCCTATAGTGAAGGTGACGATTATGAGGATGGTAAAGGGAATAAAATTCCTTCAGGTTTTAATCGTCGCAATATTGGCTTGTCTTCAGTTTTCAAGTTATCCAATAGGCAAAGTTTAAAAATTTCTGCAAATAATAACTATGCAGAAGATGTTGATTTTCCTGCTCTAAATATGGATTTGAGAGAAGATGATACCTGGCTAATGAATTTTGGACATAAAATCAGTTTTAAAAATTCAGCACTCAATTCAATTTCCTCTTCTTTGTTTGGCTCTTTTGTTGATCATACAATGGATAATTTAGGCAAAAATCTAGATCCAAGAATGGTAAATGCTGTTACATTGGCTGAAACGAAAAATTATGGTGCCCGATCAGAGGCCAGTTTCGCATTTCATAATAGTTCGTTGTTTGCCGGTGTCGACTTTAAGTCAGAAGAGGCAGAAGGTAATCGATATCGTGAAATGCTTATGGGGCCAATGACTGGTAATACGCTTCAGGATAATATATGGCAAGACAGCAAGATTTCTAAGTTTAGTATGTTTGGAGAATATCATTTCTCCATAAATGATGTTTATTTCGTTGCATCATCGCGCTTAGAGCACAATAGTGCCGAAAGCAGAGACGAAGCCGATCGTTTTCTTGCAACCAATCAGAAAAACCCATCAGACAAGCTAAATGTTTCGGCAAGCTTTGGAGCGACGCACGATCTTTCTAAAGAAGTTAGAATGGGTTTATGGTTTGGTCGGGCAGAACGTAGTGGTGGTTTAGCTGAACGTTTCATAAATTATTTATCTATTGATCGTGATCCCTACGAGCGAATAGGGAATACCAGATTGAAATCTGAAAAAAATTACCAAGTAGACTATAATTTTAAATGGAAAACAGATAAATCAGAATTAGATATTAGCTTGTTTGCATCTATTTTAAAAGATTACATTAGTTCAGAAATTAGAGAAGATTTAAGTCCATTGATGAATTCAGCTCCTGGTGTTAAGCAATTTGTCAATATTGATAAAGCTGTCATGCGTGGTTTTGAGTTATCGTGGTTTCAAAATATTTGCCCATTGGTTTATCACAAAATAAATACGGCTTATACTTATGGAAAAAATAAAGATAGAAGTCAAGCTTTGCCTGAAATACCACCATTGGACTTAAGGTATACTTTAGGCGGAACTTTCTGCAAGAAAAAATTTCATCCAGAAATAGCTCTTCGTCATGCATTAAAACAAGAACGAGTTTCGAAGACCTATGGAGAAACTCCTAGTCCATCGTTCACTTTGCTTGATTTTAAAGCATCTTATCTTTTATCTAAACAATTTCAGCTAACTGGAGGTATTCGAAATCTATTCGATGAAACGTACTACGAACATTTAAACCGATCTGTGAAAAGCAGTATGCAAGCGATTAATGCGCCTGGTCGTAGTTTTTATGTGACCTTGGCATTTGATTTAATGTAG
- a CDS encoding histidine phosphatase family protein, translating into MAYKNYKIALSIVLLVSIFIACSSQSKLKLGIDPLKQQALYVEECGAFTCVSEVNSKVQNNLAKAGKKMLQIYLIRHAKPDVKKKAFCSADEAQQYVKDYNSVPIIPFDPDLVSVNLQSNHTIYCSSLPRSQETALNIFGDKYPVVADSIFREFEIRMIDANSFLKLPMVLWQGLSRGSWMLGFNHRGIESHKEAKLRANKAAENLIKVARHEETAILVAHGMLNGAISKELEKKGWRQIQKQGHVNLGATILVKIINE; encoded by the coding sequence ATGGCATATAAAAATTATAAAATAGCATTGTCAATAGTATTGCTTGTAAGCATATTTATTGCCTGCTCTTCTCAGTCCAAATTAAAATTAGGAATTGATCCTTTAAAGCAGCAAGCTTTGTATGTTGAGGAGTGTGGTGCTTTTACTTGTGTTAGTGAAGTGAATTCTAAGGTGCAGAATAACTTGGCAAAGGCGGGAAAAAAGATGCTTCAGATTTATTTGATTCGTCATGCAAAACCAGATGTGAAAAAGAAAGCATTTTGTTCTGCTGATGAAGCACAACAATATGTGAAAGATTACAATTCGGTTCCAATTATCCCTTTTGATCCTGACTTAGTTTCGGTCAATCTACAATCGAATCATACAATTTATTGCTCTAGCTTGCCGCGATCGCAAGAAACAGCGCTAAATATTTTTGGAGATAAATATCCTGTAGTAGCAGATTCTATATTTAGAGAATTTGAAATTAGAATGATTGATGCAAATAGTTTTTTAAAACTGCCAATGGTGTTGTGGCAAGGACTAAGTCGTGGTAGCTGGATGTTAGGATTTAATCATCGAGGCATCGAAAGCCATAAAGAGGCAAAGCTAAGAGCTAATAAGGCAGCTGAAAACCTAATTAAGGTTGCTAGGCATGAGGAAACAGCTATTTTGGTTGCACATGGAATGTTGAACGGAGCTATTTCCAAAGAGCTCGAAAAAAAAGGATGGAGACAGATTCAAAAACAAGGCCATGTAAATCTGGGAGCTACCATCCTTGTTAAAATAATTAATGAGTGA
- a CDS encoding acyloxyacyl hydrolase, whose product MLKIKFCLVVICSLWVCNAFAQDQLKESKYLFFIEPELMLGQTVANYNDFPDTKPVKSFFLSVGIKDTRNIHSSKYYNHPTTGVNLSYSNLGNDSILGKSFGVMPFIQFYPWGNRQKRWSLKFGVGGSYFTKSYRQSNQNLAIGSHLTWSFQAFLYRELFALNRMQFRMGAGYLHSSNGHTQLPNMGLNSAQVSLSCQWTSRPLISKKKDIYLGANMGLNRRYFINVRSGIGVHEYGGKSKPVGRW is encoded by the coding sequence ATGTTGAAAATAAAGTTCTGCCTGGTAGTTATATGTAGTTTATGGGTTTGTAATGCATTTGCTCAAGATCAATTAAAAGAATCTAAGTACTTATTTTTTATTGAGCCTGAGCTAATGTTAGGGCAAACGGTGGCAAATTATAATGATTTCCCGGATACAAAGCCGGTTAAATCCTTTTTTTTAAGCGTTGGTATAAAGGATACACGAAATATTCACAGTAGCAAATATTATAATCATCCAACTACCGGTGTAAATTTATCGTACTCTAATCTCGGTAATGATTCTATTCTGGGAAAATCTTTTGGCGTGATGCCCTTTATTCAGTTCTATCCATGGGGAAATCGTCAAAAACGATGGTCTTTAAAATTTGGTGTTGGAGGTAGTTATTTCACAAAATCTTATAGACAAAGCAATCAGAATTTAGCAATAGGATCTCACCTTACTTGGTCGTTTCAGGCTTTTTTATATCGTGAATTATTTGCATTGAATCGAATGCAATTTAGGATGGGAGCTGGTTATTTACATAGTTCAAACGGGCATACCCAATTGCCTAATATGGGACTGAATTCAGCACAAGTTAGTTTGTCGTGCCAGTGGACTTCTCGTCCCTTAATTTCAAAAAAGAAAGATATTTATCTGGGTGCAAATATGGGTTTAAATAGACGATATTTTATCAATGTGCGAAGTGGAATTGGAGTACACGAATATGGAGGAAAAAGTAAACCGGTAGGTAGGTGGTGA
- the yedF gene encoding sulfurtransferase-like selenium metabolism protein YedF, producing the protein MHRNTLIQVTQNGMGTGSEELGLKLITNYFKLLDADGRTPKIIVFYNAGVKLICENSPAIETLQKLDKKGVQLLACKTCLDYFELSDQIKVGNVGSMPDIITLQADADKVINL; encoded by the coding sequence ATGCATAGAAATACATTAATACAAGTTACCCAAAATGGAATGGGAACTGGCAGCGAAGAATTAGGTTTAAAACTGATTACCAACTATTTTAAACTTTTAGATGCTGATGGTCGAACACCTAAAATAATTGTTTTTTACAATGCTGGCGTGAAACTGATTTGTGAAAACTCTCCTGCAATTGAGACATTGCAAAAGCTTGACAAAAAAGGCGTTCAATTGTTGGCTTGCAAAACCTGTCTGGATTATTTTGAACTATCTGATCAGATAAAAGTAGGAAATGTAGGTAGCATGCCAGACATTATCACATTACAAGCCGATGCCGATAAGGTAATCAATCTGTAA
- the mutS gene encoding DNA mismatch repair protein MutS — translation MKQYYQMKDKHPDAILLFRVGDFYETFSDDAIRASEILGITLTKRANGSASYVELAGFPHHSIDTYLPKLVRAGMRVAICEQLEDPKKTKKLVKRGIVELVTPGVSYNDNVLEHRENNFLACVHLEKNSAGIAFLDASTGEFLTAEGSFEYIDKLLGNFQPKEVLYQRGKEKIFHELFGGKFYTFTMDDWVFTESAANDRLLRHFETTSLKGFGVQTLRDGIIASGAVLHYLDITKHSQAAHVTQLSRIEEDRYVWLDKFTVRNLELFGALNDGASTLSGVMDKTLSPMGARLLKRWIALPLKDSARITDRLSVVNHFYNNDEASHKIGDEIQQIGDLERIISKVAVARVSPREIVQLKNALIAIDPIRNYCLNSGNEGLLKIGDQLNPCASVRDKIEKEIHADPPNMVSKGGVMADGVSSELDELRKIAFSGKDYLLQMQVRESERTGIPSLKIGFNNVFGYYIEIRNTHKDKVPEEWIRKQTLVSAERYITQELKDYEEKILGAEEKILTLETRLYNDLVISITDYISSIQLNAAMIARLDCLLSFAKLAKENNYNCPEINDTQVIDIKQGRHPVIERQLPIGESYIANDVYLDNDKQQVIIITGPNMAGKSALLRQTALIVLMAQIGSFVPAEDAKIGYVDKIFTRVGASDNISQGESTFMVEMNEAASILNNLSSRSLILLDELGRGTSTYDGISIAWSIVEYIHEHPKFKGKTLFATHYHELNEMEHSFNRVKNFNVSVKEVNNKVIFLRKLVPGGSNHSFGIHVARMAGMPKSVVKRADDILVQLEGNKNGEALAKPVGEIAQQREGFQMSFFQMDDPVLKQIRDEIQGMDVNNLTPIEALNKLNEIKKISGI, via the coding sequence ATGAAGCAGTATTATCAGATGAAAGACAAACATCCTGATGCAATCTTGCTTTTTAGGGTTGGAGACTTTTACGAAACATTTTCTGATGATGCAATTCGTGCTTCTGAGATTTTAGGAATTACTTTAACCAAACGAGCAAATGGTTCTGCTTCTTATGTAGAGTTGGCTGGTTTTCCACATCATTCAATTGATACTTATCTGCCAAAATTGGTACGGGCAGGGATGCGTGTGGCAATTTGCGAGCAACTAGAAGATCCTAAGAAAACCAAAAAGTTGGTGAAAAGGGGGATTGTGGAGTTGGTTACACCTGGTGTTTCGTACAATGACAATGTGTTAGAACACCGTGAGAATAATTTCCTGGCCTGTGTTCATTTGGAGAAAAATTCAGCAGGTATTGCTTTTTTAGATGCTTCAACTGGTGAGTTTTTAACTGCCGAGGGGAGTTTCGAATACATTGATAAGTTATTGGGGAATTTTCAGCCAAAAGAGGTTTTGTATCAAAGGGGGAAAGAGAAGATTTTTCATGAATTATTCGGAGGGAAGTTTTACACTTTCACTATGGATGATTGGGTTTTTACAGAAAGTGCTGCGAATGACAGGTTGTTGCGTCATTTTGAAACGACTTCGCTTAAGGGGTTTGGGGTTCAGACACTTCGTGATGGAATAATTGCTTCTGGTGCAGTTTTGCATTATTTAGACATTACCAAACACAGTCAAGCTGCACATGTTACTCAGCTTTCGCGGATAGAAGAAGATCGATACGTATGGTTGGATAAATTTACGGTTCGAAATTTAGAGCTATTTGGTGCGCTAAATGATGGGGCAAGTACTTTATCTGGCGTTATGGATAAAACTTTATCTCCAATGGGAGCACGTCTGTTAAAAAGATGGATTGCCCTTCCTTTAAAAGATTCCGCTCGCATAACAGATCGTTTAAGCGTCGTAAACCACTTTTACAATAATGATGAAGCTTCTCATAAAATTGGAGATGAAATTCAGCAAATTGGGGATTTGGAACGAATCATATCTAAAGTTGCAGTAGCGAGAGTTAGTCCTCGAGAAATTGTTCAGCTTAAGAATGCTTTAATTGCTATAGATCCGATTCGAAATTATTGTTTGAACAGTGGGAACGAAGGTTTATTAAAAATTGGAGATCAATTAAATCCTTGTGCATCAGTTCGAGATAAAATAGAAAAGGAGATTCATGCCGATCCACCAAATATGGTGAGTAAAGGTGGTGTTATGGCTGATGGGGTTTCATCAGAATTAGATGAGCTTAGAAAAATTGCTTTTTCGGGAAAAGATTACCTCTTACAAATGCAGGTTCGCGAAAGTGAGCGCACAGGTATTCCTTCGCTTAAAATCGGATTCAATAATGTATTTGGTTATTATATCGAAATACGAAATACCCATAAGGATAAAGTTCCTGAGGAGTGGATTCGTAAGCAAACGCTTGTGAGTGCTGAGCGTTACATTACTCAGGAACTAAAAGACTACGAAGAGAAAATTTTAGGAGCTGAAGAAAAAATTCTAACTCTTGAAACCCGACTATATAACGATTTGGTAATTAGCATCACCGATTACATCAGCTCCATTCAGTTGAATGCAGCTATGATTGCTCGATTAGACTGCTTACTTTCTTTTGCCAAACTGGCGAAAGAGAATAATTACAATTGTCCTGAAATTAACGACACCCAAGTCATCGATATTAAGCAAGGTCGTCATCCGGTAATTGAGAGACAGCTGCCTATTGGTGAGTCCTATATTGCTAACGATGTGTATTTGGACAACGACAAACAGCAAGTGATCATCATTACGGGGCCAAATATGGCGGGTAAATCTGCCCTACTGCGACAAACAGCCCTAATCGTACTCATGGCTCAGATTGGTAGCTTTGTACCTGCCGAAGATGCTAAAATTGGCTATGTCGATAAAATTTTCACTCGTGTGGGAGCTTCCGATAATATCTCCCAAGGCGAATCGACTTTTATGGTTGAGATGAACGAGGCGGCCAGTATTTTGAATAACCTGTCTTCTCGCTCACTTATTTTATTAGATGAGCTTGGGCGTGGAACCAGTACTTATGATGGTATTTCCATTGCCTGGTCTATCGTAGAATACATTCACGAGCATCCGAAATTTAAAGGCAAGACTCTTTTTGCAACCCATTATCACGAGCTAAACGAAATGGAGCATTCTTTCAATCGAGTGAAGAATTTCAATGTCTCGGTTAAGGAAGTCAACAATAAGGTGATTTTCCTACGTAAATTGGTCCCCGGAGGCTCTAATCACAGTTTTGGTATACATGTAGCCCGAATGGCCGGCATGCCTAAATCGGTGGTTAAACGTGCCGATGACATTCTAGTACAACTGGAGGGAAATAAGAATGGAGAAGCCCTTGCTAAGCCTGTAGGAGAAATCGCACAACAACGCGAAGGTTTCCAAATGAGTTTTTTCCAAATGGACGATCCTGTTTTGAAACAAATTCGTGACGAAATTCAGGGAATGGATGTGAATAACCTGACACCTATAGAAGCTTTGAACAAGCTAAACGAGATAAAAAAGATATCTGGAATTTAA
- a CDS encoding bifunctional metallophosphatase/5'-nucleotidase has protein sequence MTRNISFLIFFITSLTLNAQKVDLIYFTDAHQIFPVDDVDGGRGGVARLKTIVDEVKNVNENTLVIHGGDLCGGVLFGGMYKGEPMIEAFNDIPVDICNFGQHEFDFGSKHTIQLLSKSKSQWFSSNLKNRDGEVFGNLPAFLVKELGGLKIGFIGLTDAMNTSIKDDLVIQEDLFASVSDVISQLSNLDFIVLLSQTNLDTNRKLIEQFPEIDLILTEEQYEQESNVFYKGHVPVVSTAGNMSSVAKISLGENKKILVDIIPLDQKVASEKYMRDMEVYYKKDMELQLSEKICELEVPLNFRDGIIGESLAGNLISDAFKEWHDSNVGMINGGGIRADISAGDFMLKSARSLLPFGNKICQIIIKGSELKKVLRNHASDKKGALLHVSGITYAYKDSLITVLRNGIELDDEELLTVSLNSFLLERLDADFEILIDKLDPEAIADYDVLKAYCKKHKLVKPVLEKRISLFRNE, from the coding sequence ATGACTCGCAATATTTCATTCCTTATTTTCTTTATCACGAGCCTCACACTAAATGCACAAAAAGTAGATTTAATTTACTTTACAGATGCACATCAAATATTTCCTGTTGATGATGTTGATGGTGGACGAGGTGGTGTTGCCCGATTAAAAACAATTGTCGATGAGGTAAAGAATGTAAATGAGAATACCTTGGTAATTCATGGCGGCGATTTGTGCGGAGGTGTTCTTTTTGGAGGAATGTACAAAGGTGAACCAATGATCGAAGCCTTTAATGATATTCCTGTGGACATTTGCAATTTTGGTCAGCATGAATTCGATTTTGGATCAAAACATACCATTCAATTGTTATCTAAATCAAAATCTCAATGGTTTAGTTCCAATCTTAAAAATAGAGATGGCGAAGTATTTGGCAATTTACCCGCCTTTTTGGTAAAAGAGCTGGGAGGATTAAAAATTGGATTTATTGGTTTAACTGATGCGATGAATACAAGCATAAAGGATGATTTGGTTATTCAGGAAGATTTATTTGCTTCGGTTTCTGATGTGATTTCCCAGTTGAGTAATCTCGATTTTATTGTCCTTTTAAGCCAAACAAATTTAGATACCAACCGAAAATTAATTGAGCAATTCCCAGAAATCGACTTAATACTTACCGAGGAACAGTACGAGCAGGAAAGTAATGTATTCTACAAAGGGCATGTTCCAGTTGTATCTACTGCGGGTAATATGAGTTCAGTAGCTAAAATATCTTTAGGAGAGAATAAAAAGATTCTGGTTGATATTATTCCATTGGATCAAAAAGTTGCTTCGGAGAAGTATATGCGAGATATGGAAGTCTATTATAAAAAAGACATGGAATTACAGCTTTCTGAAAAGATATGTGAACTAGAGGTTCCTCTTAACTTTCGAGATGGTATTATTGGAGAAAGTCTTGCCGGAAATTTAATTAGCGATGCTTTTAAAGAGTGGCACGATTCTAATGTTGGAATGATTAACGGAGGTGGTATACGAGCTGATATTTCTGCAGGGGATTTTATGCTAAAATCAGCACGATCCTTACTGCCTTTTGGGAATAAAATTTGTCAGATTATTATTAAAGGTTCGGAGTTGAAAAAAGTATTGCGTAATCACGCAAGTGACAAAAAAGGTGCTTTACTTCATGTATCAGGAATTACATACGCATATAAAGATTCGTTGATTACTGTCCTTAGAAATGGCATAGAATTAGATGATGAGGAGTTGTTAACAGTTTCCTTAAATAGCTTTTTATTAGAACGTCTTGATGCAGATTTTGAGATTTTAATAGACAAGTTAGATCCCGAAGCTATTGCAGACTATGATGTTTTAAAGGCTTATTGTAAAAAACACAAATTAGTTAAACCCGTGTTAGAAAAGAGAATTTCACTATTTAGAAATGAATAA
- a CDS encoding endonuclease/exonuclease/phosphatase family protein, producing the protein MNKIFTLLLLVLIVASCMEKKEVELRVLQFNIWQEGTKVDNGYNAIIDEIVSTKADLIALSEVRNYDGSNLATRLVASLKEKGFTYYSQKSQDTGILSKYPIVNQEALYPVKDDHGSITKALIDVNGTTIAFYSAHLDYLNCALYLPRGYDGSTWEKLDAPITDLNAIKEANLASKRDDAIRVFIADAKKEEKKGRLIILGGDFNEPSHRDWVNENRNKYDHNGAVIDWHNTIELEKAGYTDTYREIFPNPISHPGFTYPADNPLVDLNKLAWSPEADDRDRIDFIFYKPDVKLELKEVSIHGPNGSVARNKRIVETTQDPFILPLDVWPTDHKAVLAVFNLKKQ; encoded by the coding sequence ATGAATAAGATTTTTACATTGCTGTTATTGGTGCTAATTGTGGCATCGTGCATGGAAAAAAAGGAAGTGGAATTGCGTGTTTTACAATTCAACATATGGCAAGAAGGAACTAAAGTCGATAATGGATATAATGCTATCATCGATGAAATTGTTAGCACAAAGGCAGATTTGATTGCTTTAAGCGAGGTAAGAAATTACGATGGATCTAATTTGGCAACAAGGCTTGTGGCATCACTAAAAGAAAAAGGGTTTACCTATTATTCACAAAAAAGTCAGGATACAGGAATACTTTCAAAGTATCCAATAGTAAATCAGGAAGCGCTATATCCGGTAAAAGATGATCATGGTTCGATTACAAAAGCCTTGATCGATGTGAATGGAACAACAATTGCTTTCTATAGTGCTCATTTGGATTACTTAAACTGTGCCTTGTATTTGCCACGAGGATATGATGGTAGCACTTGGGAAAAGCTCGATGCACCCATTACAGATTTGAACGCTATAAAAGAAGCTAATTTGGCATCGAAAAGAGATGATGCCATTCGGGTTTTTATTGCTGATGCGAAGAAGGAGGAAAAGAAAGGGCGATTGATAATTTTGGGTGGAGATTTTAATGAGCCTTCGCATAGAGATTGGGTGAACGAGAATAGAAACAAGTATGATCATAATGGGGCAGTTATAGATTGGCACAATACAATTGAACTTGAAAAAGCAGGTTATACGGATACATATCGTGAAATTTTTCCGAATCCAATATCTCATCCGGGTTTTACTTACCCCGCAGATAATCCTCTGGTAGATCTGAATAAACTAGCCTGGAGTCCTGAAGCAGATGACCGCGATAGAATTGATTTTATCTTCTACAAGCCCGATGTTAAATTAGAGCTTAAAGAAGTTTCGATACATGGTCCTAATGGATCTGTTGCAAGAAATAAAAGAATTGTTGAAACCACTCAAGATCCTTTTATTTTGCCTCTAGATGTTTGGCCAACGGATCATAAGGCAGTTTTGGCAGTGTTTAATTTGAAGAAACAGTAA